A window of Candidatus Paceibacterota bacterium contains these coding sequences:
- a CDS encoding ATP-binding cassette domain-containing protein: MIKVENLTKKYGNVTALNGVSFELSEGEVVGILGPNGAGKTTLLRTLVMFLPPDDGTVAIDGMELTNPSFEQAIKNRIGYLPEQAPLYEDMTVREYLMFVGRMYGISEDDIYEKLSKVVEQCGLKEKIDAEISTLSKGYRQRTGIAQALIHDPKIIILDEPTTGLDPNQRIEIRDLIKEIGRSKTVILSSHVLSEVQATCSRVIIINKGKIVADGTPEELESRGGKNEATIHIEVEKIENNLLPRLESIEGVNNIEIIGNRIIIISGAENDIRKDIARIIIEENHGLLELTRKQIDLEDVFIDLTKD; encoded by the coding sequence ATGATAAAAGTTGAAAATCTTACAAAAAAATACGGAAATGTGACGGCTTTGAACGGCGTGTCCTTCGAGCTCAGCGAGGGGGAGGTCGTCGGGATCCTGGGTCCGAATGGAGCGGGAAAGACCACGCTTCTCAGGACTTTGGTGATGTTTCTTCCGCCGGATGACGGGACTGTCGCAATAGACGGCATGGAATTGACAAATCCGTCTTTTGAACAGGCGATAAAGAACAGAATAGGATATCTTCCGGAGCAAGCCCCTTTGTATGAGGACATGACGGTGCGGGAATATCTGATGTTTGTCGGCAGGATGTATGGGATATCCGAGGATGATATATATGAAAAACTTTCAAAAGTGGTTGAACAATGCGGACTGAAAGAAAAAATAGATGCCGAGATCTCAACTCTTTCCAAGGGCTATCGCCAGAGAACGGGCATTGCGCAGGCACTGATCCATGATCCCAAAATAATAATACTCGATGAGCCGACAACAGGGCTTGATCCGAATCAAAGGATCGAGATCAGAGATCTTATCAAGGAGATCGGAAGATCCAAGACCGTCATTCTTTCAAGCCATGTACTTTCGGAAGTCCAGGCGACCTGCTCGCGCGTCATAATAATAAATAAAGGAAAGATCGTTGCCGATGGAACGCCGGAAGAACTGGAGAGCAGGGGTGGAAAGAATGAAGCCACGATCCATATTGAAGTTGAAAAAATTGAAAATAATCTGTTGCCGCGGCTTGAGTCGATCGAGGGCGTGAACAATATCGAGATCATCGGAAATAGGATCATTATTATTTCCGGCGCCGAAAACGATATCAGGAAAGACATCGCCCGGATCATTATTGAAGAAAATCACGGCTTGCTGGAGCTGACGCGAAAACAGATCGATCTGGAAGATGTGTTCATTGATCTGACGAAAGATTAA
- a CDS encoding sigma-70 family RNA polymerase sigma factor encodes MDSDEKKAIIGFQNGDPDAFAALYDAYVSRIYSFIYFKTHHRETAEDLTSKTFMKALDGLESFDAKKGSFSNWLYSIARNNVIDFYRIRKSEYDINDIWDLSSSDDVERDIEAKQKLEKIEKYLRKLKSEHREIIILRVWNEMSYKEISEIVGKSEASCKMIFSRSLKELKKEMPLPLLLYFILLRL; translated from the coding sequence GATGCTTTTGCGGCGCTCTATGACGCTTATGTCAGCAGGATCTATTCCTTTATATATTTCAAAACGCATCACAGGGAAACCGCCGAGGATCTGACCAGCAAAACTTTCATGAAGGCGCTTGATGGCTTGGAAAGCTTTGATGCCAAAAAAGGCTCTTTTTCAAACTGGCTATATAGTATAGCCAGAAATAATGTCATAGATTTCTACAGGATTAGGAAGAGCGAATACGATATCAACGATATCTGGGACCTGTCTTCGAGTGATGATGTCGAGCGCGACATTGAAGCGAAACAAAAGCTGGAAAAAATCGAAAAATATCTCCGGAAACTGAAAAGCGAACATCGGGAAATAATCATCCTCCGAGTGTGGAATGAAATGTCATACAAGGAAATATCCGAGATCGTTGGAAAAAGCGAGGCAAGCTGCAAGATGATTTTCTCCAGGTCTTTGAAAGAACTGAAAAAAGAAATGCCGCTCCCGCTTCTCCTGTATTTTATTCTATTAAGACTATGA
- a CDS encoding ABC transporter permease has product MNKAITIIKKELNSHFNSPLGYVVISVFLVIAGWLFMQTFFLEGQSSMRSFFGLLPVVFMFILPAVTMSEWAEEKRSGTVEVLMTFPVRSSDVVFSKFFSCFAFLAIMLFFSTPIPFMVTSVGSPDRGVILAGYLGALLLGSSYIAIGLWVSSVTKNQIVSFLLGAGIIFTFFIIGNSFILDSLPPFFGSVGRFLSLTTHFNSILRGVISLADIVYYLSIVAFFLFLNTREVSLKKWK; this is encoded by the coding sequence ATGAACAAGGCGATAACAATCATTAAAAAAGAGCTTAACTCGCATTTCAATTCGCCCCTGGGATACGTCGTGATCTCGGTGTTTCTTGTCATTGCGGGCTGGCTTTTTATGCAGACCTTCTTTCTTGAGGGACAGTCGTCAATGAGGTCTTTCTTCGGGCTTCTTCCTGTCGTATTCATGTTCATTCTGCCGGCTGTCACTATGTCCGAATGGGCGGAGGAAAAAAGAAGCGGCACGGTGGAGGTGCTGATGACCTTTCCGGTCCGATCTTCGGACGTCGTCTTCTCAAAATTCTTTTCATGTTTTGCCTTTCTGGCTATCATGCTTTTTTTCAGCACCCCGATCCCTTTTATGGTCACGAGCGTCGGAAGTCCCGACAGGGGAGTTATCCTTGCGGGATATCTGGGCGCGCTTCTTCTGGGCTCTTCGTATATTGCGATCGGATTGTGGGTCTCTTCGGTTACGAAAAATCAGATCGTATCGTTTCTTCTCGGTGCAGGCATAATATTCACTTTCTTTATAATAGGAAATTCTTTTATTCTTGATTCCTTGCCGCCTTTTTTCGGTTCCGTCGGGCGGTTTCTGAGCCTGACGACCCATTTCAATTCGATCCTGAGAGGAGTCATCTCGCTGGCCGATATTGTCTATTATCTTTCGATCGTCGCCTTTTTCTTGTTTTTGAATACGAGAGAGGTCAGTTTAAAAAAATGGAAATAA
- a CDS encoding PspC domain-containing protein, which produces MAEKIKKLYRSQKDRILFGVCGGLGAYFKIDSNIFRILFIILMFGSGIGLLLYVALVIFIPNEGGKRVEENKFEEVVEFKKKAEEKIQSVAKDIKK; this is translated from the coding sequence ATGGCAGAAAAAATTAAAAAACTTTATCGTTCGCAGAAGGACAGGATCTTATTCGGCGTATGCGGGGGCTTGGGAGCGTATTTTAAAATTGACTCTAATATTTTCAGGATCTTGTTCATCATCCTTATGTTCGGAAGCGGAATCGGATTATTGTTATATGTCGCGCTGGTGATATTTATTCCGAACGAAGGAGGCAAGAGAGTTGAGGAAAATAAATTCGAAGAAGTTGTTGAATTCAAGAAGAAGGCGGAAGAAAAAATTCAAAGCGTAGCCAAGGACATCAAGAAGTAG
- a CDS encoding GldG family protein: MDIKSNKSLKLKTGSVALVLIFFAALNYFVSQNSLYFDLTEDKIYTISDASKNILKNLDKEVKVNFYISKDLPVNMQALKTQLVDTMNQYQDIAGSKLKVAYIEPENTPAKVQDLAQKGIPQLQFNVVEKDKYEVKQGFFGIEIVSGETGSEKREVIPMIQSIDNWEYNFISAVYSVSREKKETVGFLSGHGEKEVDPTELKMSYDAVNVKIEPSGDNKGFYIEKEKTTKDEKGEDKSVTEKVPVQPITLVIVNPGSKITEEEAAILDEYVKNGGNVIVLSGAVNVDVSQGISAELIPDNGLNGFMKKYGIEINNDMIYDASNSNISYQRGPFSMSTPYPFFVKAVSENFGDHTSLSGIQSVIFPWTSSLALADSNDYVASQVISTTQRASAISGSFDVMPDRQFSFDNASKKTIMAVAKPKEADSKSGNIIAVGDPYFILLNFSKQVSDNQTFFLNLIDSVSNTVNLSSIRAKNIADRPVKELSEGEKNYWKFIAILGGALVLDAYGLYRIVRRKKRMGRA; this comes from the coding sequence ATGGATATTAAAAGCAACAAATCGTTGAAATTGAAAACCGGTTCAGTGGCTCTTGTCCTGATCTTCTTCGCAGCGCTTAACTATTTCGTATCGCAAAATTCCTTGTATTTCGACCTGACGGAGGACAAGATCTATACGATTTCCGATGCCTCGAAGAATATACTGAAGAATCTGGATAAAGAAGTAAAGGTTAATTTCTATATATCGAAAGACCTGCCGGTCAATATGCAGGCGCTTAAGACGCAGCTTGTGGATACCATGAATCAGTATCAGGATATTGCGGGATCGAAGCTGAAAGTTGCATATATAGAACCGGAAAACACACCGGCAAAAGTGCAGGATCTTGCTCAAAAGGGCATACCTCAACTGCAGTTCAATGTTGTGGAGAAGGATAAATATGAGGTCAAGCAGGGTTTCTTCGGGATAGAGATAGTTTCGGGGGAGACCGGGAGCGAAAAGAGGGAAGTGATCCCGATGATCCAATCGATCGACAACTGGGAATATAATTTCATTTCGGCCGTTTATTCGGTTTCCAGAGAAAAAAAGGAAACAGTCGGATTTCTTTCCGGGCACGGAGAAAAAGAAGTTGATCCGACTGAATTGAAAATGTCATATGATGCCGTGAATGTGAAGATCGAGCCGTCGGGGGATAACAAAGGTTTCTATATCGAAAAGGAGAAGACAACCAAAGACGAAAAGGGCGAAGACAAATCCGTGACGGAAAAAGTTCCCGTTCAGCCTATAACCCTGGTGATCGTGAATCCCGGCTCAAAGATAACGGAAGAGGAAGCTGCCATTCTGGATGAATATGTGAAAAATGGAGGAAATGTGATCGTGCTGAGCGGCGCGGTGAATGTCGATGTCAGCCAGGGGATCTCGGCCGAGCTTATTCCTGATAACGGATTAAACGGTTTCATGAAAAAATACGGGATCGAGATCAACAATGACATGATCTATGATGCATCCAATTCGAATATATCCTATCAGAGAGGACCTTTTTCGATGAGCACGCCTTATCCGTTCTTTGTAAAGGCGGTGAGTGAGAATTTTGGCGATCACACATCCCTGTCCGGGATTCAGTCGGTGATATTTCCTTGGACATCTTCACTCGCTCTGGCTGATTCAAATGACTATGTTGCATCTCAGGTAATAAGCACCACCCAGCGCGCAAGCGCGATCTCGGGAAGCTTTGATGTCATGCCGGACAGGCAGTTCTCATTCGATAATGCATCGAAAAAAACGATTATGGCAGTCGCAAAACCCAAGGAAGCGGATTCAAAGAGCGGAAATATTATTGCGGTCGGAGATCCATATTTCATCCTCTTGAATTTTTCAAAGCAAGTTTCAGATAATCAGACCTTCTTCCTGAATCTGATAGATTCGGTTTCAAACACCGTTAATCTCTCGTCTATCCGCGCAAAGAATATTGCCGACAGACCCGTGAAGGAACTCAGCGAAGGCGAAAAGAATTATTGGAAATTCATTGCGATATTGGGAGGAGCTTTGGTTCTGGATGCTTATGGACTCTATAGGATCGTGCGGAGAAAAAAACGGATGGGAAGGGCGTAG
- a CDS encoding aminoglycoside phosphotransferase family protein has translation MEINKISLKKYFESRFDGRKIDRIEILPLGKGCIGIGSLVEFEIGGTKYRKVLKSLFCEHMGSEYPADRAQSLLLAHHTFNDMDNHVRSFDVVGVSGSGSVLPIGDAQEFFIFMDEAKGTDLFSDIKRIAKNDEYSQNDKEKVLILAKYLAKLHSKKFKSDSLYKRKIRDTIGSGVSIMGVLDMYPENLSWFGPGVQAEIVKKAVEHWMLEKYRSERLCEIHGDFHPGNIWFMDKNDFTLLDRSRGRYGEAADDITAFLINFIFYSLVHRGEFDGALAELFHIFIDEYLRRTQDEEMAGVIAPYWAFRMVVVCNPHPFFYPDSFYEDERTALAVRKKMINFALNALDAKTFEWKKMNSYFG, from the coding sequence ATGGAGATCAATAAAATATCGTTAAAAAAATATTTTGAGAGCCGTTTCGACGGACGCAAAATAGACAGGATCGAGATTTTACCTCTTGGAAAGGGCTGCATCGGGATCGGAAGCCTTGTGGAATTTGAAATAGGCGGTACCAAATATCGTAAAGTCCTGAAGTCTTTGTTTTGCGAGCATATGGGCAGCGAATATCCGGCGGACAGGGCGCAATCTTTATTGCTTGCGCACCATACTTTCAATGATATGGATAATCACGTCAGGTCTTTTGATGTGGTCGGTGTGAGCGGGAGCGGGAGCGTATTGCCGATAGGGGATGCGCAGGAATTTTTCATTTTTATGGATGAGGCAAAGGGGACGGATCTTTTTTCTGACATCAAAAGGATCGCAAAAAATGATGAATATTCACAAAACGACAAGGAAAAAGTGCTGATCCTGGCGAAATACCTTGCCAAGCTCCATAGCAAGAAATTCAAGAGCGATTCTTTGTATAAAAGAAAAATAAGAGATACGATAGGGTCCGGAGTTTCCATAATGGGAGTTTTGGATATGTATCCTGAAAATTTGAGCTGGTTTGGTCCCGGCGTTCAGGCCGAGATCGTGAAAAAAGCGGTGGAACATTGGATGCTCGAAAAATATCGCTCGGAGAGGCTTTGCGAGATCCATGGCGATTTCCATCCCGGAAACATCTGGTTTATGGACAAGAACGATTTTACGCTTTTGGACCGGTCCAGGGGGCGCTATGGCGAAGCGGCGGATGACATAACCGCGTTTCTCATCAATTTCATATTCTATTCCCTGGTTCATAGAGGGGAATTTGACGGAGCGCTGGCCGAACTTTTTCACATTTTCATCGATGAATATCTGAGGCGGACCCAAGATGAAGAAATGGCCGGGGTCATTGCTCCATATTGGGCGTTCCGCATGGTCGTTGTCTGCAATCCCCATCCTTTCTTTTATCCCGATTCATTCTATGAGGATGAAAGAACGGCTCTTGCAGTCAGGAAGAAGATGATAAATTTTGCATTGAATGCGCTTGACGCGAAGACGTTTGAATGGAAAAAGATGAATAGCTATTTTGGTTAG
- a CDS encoding PAS domain-containing protein, with translation MDGAAADKMNEIRGIFREFYDTIFDVAPAGVFVYDISIGMIESNRKASELFGGGNVEHLNILKLSFASGKDRDQVEKILKNTSKEGSADVEIIAGNGNGTRLRIDLIRLGDENSNIRLGTVCPISFFENRKEEIEVMEKMYYSLFERCGDMIWILSGKGDFVYFNKKAEEVSGYKLAKYVGKSFVPFIVPEYLARLQEIFFNTMSGKIISYDVGIVLENGTIALLRVDTLPMYRDGMVIGTVSFGKEQQKK, from the coding sequence ATGGATGGTGCGGCTGCTGACAAAATGAATGAGATACGGGGGATCTTCAGGGAATTTTATGATACGATATTCGACGTCGCTCCGGCCGGGGTGTTTGTTTATGATATATCCATCGGTATGATCGAGAGCAATAGGAAGGCCTCCGAGTTGTTCGGAGGCGGGAATGTGGAACATCTGAATATCCTGAAATTAAGTTTTGCATCCGGAAAAGACCGCGATCAGGTTGAAAAGATCCTTAAAAATACCTCAAAAGAAGGATCGGCAGATGTGGAGATCATCGCCGGAAATGGGAATGGAACCAGGCTGAGGATCGATCTTATCCGGCTGGGAGATGAAAATTCCAATATCCGTCTTGGCACAGTCTGCCCCATTTCTTTTTTTGAGAACAGAAAAGAAGAAATTGAGGTGATGGAAAAGATGTACTATTCTCTGTTCGAGCGTTGCGGGGATATGATATGGATATTGAGTGGAAAGGGGGATTTTGTATATTTCAACAAAAAGGCGGAGGAAGTGAGCGGATACAAGCTGGCAAAATATGTCGGAAAAAGCTTTGTTCCATTTATAGTCCCCGAATATCTGGCAAGATTGCAGGAGATATTTTTTAATACGATGTCCGGCAAGATCATCAGCTACGATGTCGGCATCGTTCTGGAAAATGGAACGATAGCATTGTTGAGAGTTGATACATTGCCCATGTATCGCGATGGCATGGTGATCGGTACGGTCAGTTTCGGGAAAGAGCAACAGAAGAAATAG